The DNA window CGTGCCGGCGTCCGTGCCTGCCCCACTCCGCCCGTGCTCGTTCCCAGCCTGTCCAGGGCCCCGTGCGTGCCTCGTCCCTGCGCCGCCCGAGTCCCGCTCGCGCCCACCTGACCTGGCACTTCCGGGGGCGCCCACCACCGCGAGCGCGGCCGAGGCGGGCCGGCGGGGGCGTGCAGGAATGTACAAGACCCGCCCCCCGGCCTTCGGCGAGCATCGCCGCATGACCGCAGCGACACGACCACCAGCAGCCACCGCCGAGCCGCCCGCCCGCTCCGACGCCGCCGTCGTCCGGGACGCGCTGGGGGTGGGGATCGCGGTGGGCATCTCCGGGGTGGCGTTCGGTGTGGCCGGGGCGACGGCGCAGCTGACCGTCTGGCAGACCTGCGCCCTCAGCCTGCTGGTCTTCACCGGCGCCTCGCAGTTCGCCCTGGTCGGCGCGCTGGCCGCCGGGGCGGCACCGGCGGCGGCGGTCGTCGGGGCGCTCTTCCTCGGGGTGCGCAACACCTTCTACGGCCTGCGGCTCTCCGAGCGGCTGGCGCTGCCCCGGGCGGTGCGCCCGTTCGCCGCGCAGCTGATGATCGATGAGACCGCTGCGGTGACCCTGGCTCAGCCGGACCGGCGCTCGGCCCGCCTGGGGTTCACCGTCACCGGGCTCTGCCTCTTCGTCCTGTGGAACCTCACCACCCTGGCCGGAGCGCTCGGCGCCGACGCGCTGGGCGACCCCGCCGCCTACGGCCTGGACGCGGCCGGTCCGGCCGTCTTCCTGGCGCTGCTGGCACCCCGGCTGCGGGAGGGCGGCGCCGAGCGCGCGGTCGCCGTCATCGGGGCGGCGCTGGCGCTGGGCGCGACCTTTGTGGTGCCGTCCGGGGTCCCGGTGCTGCTGGCGCTGGCGGCCGTGCCGCTGGTGGCGGGGGCGCTCCGGCTCCGGGCCCGCCGCGCGGGGAGGCCCCCCGATGACCGTCTGGCTCGCGATCGGCGCCACCGCCGCCGGCTGCTACCTGATGAAGCTGCTGGGCCTGAATGTGCCGACCGGGCTGCTGGACCGCCCCGCCGTACGGCGCTTCGCCGCGCTGGCCCCGGTGGCGCTGCTGGCGGCGCTGACCGTACTCCAGACCTTCGGGGCGCAGCACGGGCACGGCCTGGTCCTGGACGCCCAGGCGGCCGGACTGGCGGCGGCGGGCACCGCGGTGCTGCTCCGGGCGCCGTTCCTGCTGGTGGTCGGGGCGGCGGTGCTGGTCACCGCGCTGGTGCGGATGGCGACCGGGTGAGCGGGTGGGCGGGCGGTCGGCTGGGCGCGGGATACTGGGTGCCATGCGGCTGACAGAGTTCTGGCGGAGGATGAACGCCCACTTCGGTGAGGCGTACGCGGACAGCTTCGCCCGCGACCATGTGATGACCGAACTCGGCGGGCGCACCGTGTACCAGGCGCTGGACGCCGGCTGGGAGGCCAAGGACGTCTGGCGCGCGGTGTGCGCGGCGATGGAGGTGCCCGCCGCGCACCGCTGAGCCGAGCCGGCGGGGCCGTACCGGGCCGGGCCCCTGCGTGACCGCATCGCGCCATCGGCGACACTGGGCCGGTGGCTCGCAGTGAAATACCCCAGCAGACCCCGACCCCGGACCCCGCCGTTCCCCCCGTTCCCCCCGCTCCCGCCGCTCCCGCGCCGGAGCGGCCCTCGCGGTGGGGCGACACCATGCCGCGCTGGCTGCCCAGGGCGCTGCTGCTGCTCTTTCTCTTCGCCGGGCTCTTCCAGTTCGCGACCTGGGCCTTCCACCAGCTGATCGGCCTCTTCACGATGGTGCTGGTCTCCTTCTTCCTGTCGCTGGCGATGGAGCCCGCGGTGGACCGGATGGCCGCCCGTGGGGTGCGGCGCGGGGTAGGCACCTTCATCGTCTTCCTGGCCGTGCTGGTCTGCATGGGCGGGTTCCTGACCGCGCTGGGCACGCTGCTGGTCGACCAGGTCGGCCAGGTGGCGCGGCAGCTGCCGCATCTGCTGAACGACCTGATCGGCTGGGTCAACAGCACCTTCCACAGCGACCTGACCCTGGACCAGTTGCAGAAGCGGGTGCTCCAGGACTCCGGCAATGCGGAGAAGTACGCGCAGCAGGCCGCCGACAACATCTGGGGGCTGTCCAGCACCCTGCTCGGCGGGCTCTTCCAGCTCTTCACCATCGCGCTGTTCACCTTCTACCTCACGGCGGACGGGCCCCGGGTGCGGCGTACGGTCTGCTCGCTGCTGCCGCCGGCCAAGCAGGCCGAGGTGCTGCGGGCCTGGGAGATCGCGCTGGCCAAGACCGGCGGTTACCTCTACTCCCGGGCGCTGCTCGCGGTCTTCTCGGCGGCCGGCCACTGGGTGGCCTTCACCCTGATCGGCATCCCCTACGCGGCGGCGCTGGCGATCTGGGTGGGGGTGGTCTCCCAGTTCGTACCGACCATCGGCACCTATCTCGCGGGGGCGCTGCCGATGCTGGTGGCGCTCACCGTGGAGCCGGTGGACGCGCTCTGGGTGCTGGCCTTCGTGGTCGTCTACCAGCAGGTGGAGAACTACCTGCTCCAGCCGAGGATCACGGCGCGGACCGTCGAGGTGCACCCGGCGGTGGCGTTCGGTTCGGTGATCGCGGGGGCCGCGCTGCTGGGCGCGGTGGGCGCGGTGATCGCCATCCCGGCGGCGGCGACCCTCCAGGGGTTCGTCTCCACCTATGTGAAGCGCTACGAGGTGGCGCAGGACCCCCGGATCGACCGGGGGGAGGCCCGGCGGCTGCGGCTCCGGCTGCGGCGGCTGGTCTCCCGGGGTGCCAGGGGCGCCCGGGACGGCGAGGACGGCTGACTTTCCGGGGCCGCGTTTCCGGGCCGCGTTTCCGAGGCGCGCGCCTGGCGGGGTGCCGTCTTCCCGCTTAATCGAACTTGTGTTCTGTATGCTGGTTCACGGCGGGTTATCCACAGGCTGGGCCCTCCCGGGGCCGATTGTCAGTGGTACGCGCTAGCGTCGATGACGATGAAGCGCACAGCACAAACCAGCAGGGTGGAATCCATGGCAGGTACCGATCGCGAGCGGGCCCTAGAGACCGCGCTCGCACAGATCGAGCGACAGTTCGGCAAGGGATCGGTGATGCGCCTCGGTGACGAGGCACGCGCACCGATCGAGGTCATCCCGACCGGCTCCATCGCCCTGGACGTCGCCCTCGGCGTCGGGGGCCTTCCACGCGGCCGCGTGGTGGAGGTCTACGGACCGGAGTCCTCCGGCAAGACGACCATCGCCCTCCATGCGGTGGCCAACGCACAGAAGGCCGGCGGCATCGTGGCGTTCGTGGACGCCGAGCACGCCCTCGACCCCGACTACGCGAAGAAGCTGGGCGTCGACACCGACGCCCTCCTGGTCTCCCAGCCGGACACCGGCGAGCAGGCCCTGGAGATCACGGACATGCTCATCCGGTCCGGGGCGATCGACCTCATCGTCATCGACTCGGTGGCGGCCCTGGTGCCGCGCGCCGAGATCGAGGGCGAGATGGGCGACTCCCACGTGGGCCTCCAGGCCCGGCTGATGAGCCAGGCGCTGCGGAAGATCACCGGTGCGCTCAACCAGTCCAAGACCACCGCGATCTTCATCAACCAGCTCCGCGAGAAGGTCGGCGTGATGTTCGGCTCCCCGGAGACCACCACCGGTGGCCGGGCGCTGAAGTTCTATGCCTCGGTCCGGCTCGACATCCGCCGTATCGAGACCCTCAAGGACGGCACCGAGGCGGTCGGCAACCGCACCCGCGTCAAGGTCGTCAAGAACAAGGTGGCCTCGCCGTTCAAGCAGGCCGAGTTCGACATCCTCTACGGCGTGGGCATCAGCCGCGAGGGCGGCCTGATCGACATGGGGGTGGAGCACGGCTTCATCCGCAAGTCGGGCGCCTGGTACACCTACGAGGGCGACCAGCTCGGCCAGGGCAAGGAGAACGCGCGGAACTTCCTGCGCGACAACCCCGACCTCGCCGACGAGATCGAGAAGAAGATCAAGGAGAAGCTGGGCGTCGGCCCGCGCGTCGACGCCCCCGCCGATGCTGCGGACCCGGCCGCTGCCGGTGCGGCGCCGGCCGCTTCGGCCGCCGCTGCGGACGGGGCCAAGCCGATCACGGCCACCACCGCAGCCAAGACGACCGCCGCCAAGAAGACCGCCAAGGCCTGAGCCGCCGATGCGGAGCAACGCAGAGTCGCCCGTCCCCGGCGGACCGCCGGAGACGGGCGACTGGGGTCCACTGGACTGGTGCGCCAGCGGCGCCGTGGGGTCCTCGTACCAGCAGCATCCGGGCGCCGGGGTGCCCCCTGCCCCTGCCCCTGCCCCGGAACCGCAGCCCGAGCCGGAGCCCGAGCCGTCACGGCCACGCCGGTCCGGCAGATGGGCCCGTGCCGACCGGCCGGGGCCGCAGCCGGAAGCAGAACCCCAGGACCCCGCAGCCCAGGCACGGGCGATCTGCCTCCGGCTGCTCACCGGCTCGCCGCGCACCCGCAAGCAGCTCGCCGACGCCCTGCGCAAGCGGTCCATCCCCGACGAGACCGCGGAGGAGGTGCTCTCCCGCTTCGAGGACGTGGGCCTGATCGACGACGCGGCCTTCGCCGACGCCTGGGTGGACTCCCGCCACACCGGCCGTGGCCTGGCCCGCCGCGCCCTCGCCCGGGAGCTGCGCTCCCGAGGGGTCTCCGGCGCGGTCGTCGACGAAGCCGTCGCCCGTCTCGACCCGGAGCAGGAGGCCGACACCGCCCGCACCCTGGTCGACCGCAAGCTCCGCTCCACCCGAGGTCTCGACCGCCAGGTACGCATCCGCCGCCTCGCCGGAATGCTCGCCCGCCGGGGCTACCCGGAGGGCCTGGCACTGCGCGTCGTCCGAGAAGCCCTCGCCGCCGAAGGCGCCCCCACCGAAGACCTGGACCACTGGCTCCCCGACACCTGACCGGGCGCTGCTTTCAGACTCCGGCCCGCCCGGTTTCAGCGACCAGGTCGCAAAGTACCCAAAGACCGAGGCACAGCGTGGAGTGCTCCTGCGGGAGGTACCGCGCGGTTGAGGTCGGCGACCGTGTGACCGTGCGCGAGGATCCGGGCGGCCGGGTGGAGCCCGGCTCGCCGCGCAGGTGCGCCCGGGCGGCGGGGATACCGCACCGGACGGTCCCCACGAGCGCGCCCGGCCTTGTGACTGCTCGGCCGGTTCAGCACGGTTCGGGGTCTGACGGCCGCAGTGGGCGTCCGGTTGCCCCGCCCAACGGCTTACGTCGGCGGGGTGACCGGGAGTCCGGCGGCGGACCATGCCTGGAAGCCGCCCTCCAGGTCGGTTGCCCGGTGCAGGCCGAGTTCCTGGAGGGAGACGGCGGCCAGTGAGGAGGCGTAGCCCTCGTTGCAGAGCACGATGATCCGCAGGTCGTGGTGGACGGCCTCCGGCAGTCGGTGGTCGCACTGCGGGTCGAGCCGCCATTCCAGCTCATTGCGTTCGACCACCAGGGCACCGGGGATGGTGCCGTCGCGGTCGCGCAGCGCGGCATAGCGGGTGTCGACCAGCAGCGCGCCCTGCCGGACGGCTTCGGCCGCCTGAGGTGGCGTCAGCCGGTCGAGGCGGGCGCGGGCCTCTGCCAGGGCCTGGTCGATGCTGCGTGGTGCGGCGGTCACGGCGCCCACTCCTCGGGTCCCTCGACAAGCTCCAGCCGGAGCACCCGGCCATGGCGGCTGTAGCGGCGCAGCAGGGGCAGCGGCGGATGGTAGACGTGCACCGACACCGCGTGCTCCTCCTGGGAGGCGTTGACCACCTGGTGGACGTGGCGGGGTCCGAAGGCCCGGCCCCGGCCCGCCGGCAGGTCGCGCTCGCGGTCGACTCCGTCCACCAGTTCCAGGGTGCGCCAGCCCTCGGTGGGCAGTTCCACGGCGATGGACTGCTCGGCCAGCCGTCCGGTCGCGGTGACGAAGGCGCCCCGGGAACCGCCGTGGTCGTGCCAGCCGGTCTCGGCGCCGGGTGGCCAGCCGATGATCCATGCCTCGCTGCCGCCCGGACCCTCCAGGGCGATCCAGGTCCGCTCCGCCGGGTCGAGCGGCAGCAGCGCCAGGGTGTCGGGGTCGGCGGCGGTGCGGTGGGCGAAGTCCAGCAGTTCGCTGAGGCCGGGGCCGTCGGGGGCCGGGTGGCCGGGGCGCGGCGGTGCGTCGGGGGTGGCCGGCGGCACGGGGGCCTCCGGGGTGGACGCGGGCGCGTCGGTGCGGGGCAAGGGGACCGTCCTGGGTGCGGCGGCGCCCGGTGGTGGGCGGCTGCGGCTGCGGGGATGCCCGGGGCCGGTCGGCTGTACCGGCGGGGCGGCGGCGCGGGGCGCGGTGGCGCGGACCGGATGCGTCGGGCGGCCGTACGGGGCCGGAGGGGTCCGCTAGCGGGGTGCTTCAGACGGCGCAGCGACAACACAGGCAGCCGACGTACCGGACCGTGTCCAGGTGCGTGCGGCGGAAGAGCCTGAGGCCGAGGTGTCCCACGGGCGGAGTGAATCATGCGGGCTGCGGCTGGTCAAGCAGGCCGCCTCCGGGCACCGGGCCACCCGCCGCCGGGGCGAGGAGCAGGGCCGGAAAGCCGCTGGTGGGAGGGGTGTGGGGGGTGTGGGGGCGCGTACTGCTGTGGGGGCGCAGGGCCGGCGGCGGGCGCGGTCTGGGCGGGTGGTGTCCGGTGGGAGGCGCGCGGGTGGGGGTGTTGAGGCACGTACTGCTGGGGTGCGCAGGGGCGGCGAGGGCCGGGCTGGGACGCCGCTGGTGGTGGGTGGCGTGCGGATGGGGCGGGGTTCAGGCGGTGGGTTCGGCGGTGGGGAGGGCGGCCGGGCCGCCTCGGGCGCGGTCGGCGAGGGCGTGCAGCTCCTCCGGTCGGCAGCCCTGCATGGTGCCGACCAGGTGCCCGTCCGGCCGGACCAGCAGCACGGTGTGGGCGGTCGCCCCGGCGTACACCTCGGCCACCACCACCTCGGCCGGTACCGGCAGCGCGGCGGCGGTCTCGGCGAGCCGGGGCATCAGCCCGGCGCCGAGCCAGTGCTCGCTGGCCCACACCCCGGTGCCCGGGGCCACCAGGACCAGCAGGAAGCCGCGCCCCAGCCGTTCGTGCAGCCGGTGGTGCGAGCCGTCGGCGGCGATCACCGGTACGTCGGGGACGAGGACCCCGGGGGCGGTGGAGTCCATGCCCTGGGAGAGCGCGGTGCCGCGCCGCTCGCCCCGGGGTCCGGACGGCCCGCCCGGGTAGGCCGGCGGGCTGCCGAACCGTCCGGTGCCCAGCGCACCGTCGGCCAGCAGCGGGGCGTGCTTGCGGAAGGAGCCCGACAGCAGGTTGCGGCGGGCCTGCTCCCACCCCTTGACCGGCCGCAGCAGCGGCATGGCCTGGTCGACGGCGCGCAGCCGGGCGCCGACCGCGCCGCGCCGCTCGGCCTGGTAGGAGTCCAGCAGGGCGTCGTCGGCGTGGCGGTGCCAGACCAGGGCGAGCTTCCAGGCGAGGTTGGCGGCGTCGCGCAGCCCGTCGTCGAGGTTCTGCATGCCGAGCGCGCCGTGCAGGTGGGCGGCGTCCCCGGCGAGGAAGCAGCGTCCGGCGCGGAACCGTCCGGCCAGCCGCTGCTGGACGGTGTGGTCGGCGGCGGCCAGCAGGTCGTAGCGGGGGACCTCGCCGCACCAGCCGGCCAGGGTGGCCCGTACCCGGGAGACCAGGGTGTCGCCGGTGACGATGCCGGGCCAGGTGGCGTGCGGATCGACGGGTGCGGCGGGCGTGGGCCGCCCGGGCGGCAGCCGCCAGTCCAGCCGCCAGAGGCCGTCCGGCAGCGGGCGGGCGAGGGCTTCGCGGTCGCCGCGCCACGGGGGGTCGCGGTGCAGCCGGGCCTCGCCGGGGAAGGGCAGGTCGACCCGGAGGGTGGCGACCGCGTAGCGGTCCACGGCGGTGCGGCCGGGGAAGCGGATCCGCAGCAGCTTGCGGACGGTGGACCGGGCGCCGTCGCAGCCCACCAGGTGGCTGCCGCGCCACCAGGTGGAGTGGCCGTTCTCGGTCTGCCGGGTGCGTACGCTCACCCCGTCGCCGTCCTGCTCCAGCTCCTCGACCCGCTGCCGGGCTACCAGCTCGATCAGCGGTTCGGCGCCGGCGGCGTCCCGCAGCCCGCGTTGCAGCCGGTGCTGGGGGAGGTGCAGCACGGGGGTGGCGGACAGGTCGAGGTGGAGCACCTCCTGGCGGCGGCGGAGTATGCGCCAGCTGTCCCAGGTGGCGCCGTCGGCGGTGGCCCGGGTGTAGCCGAGGCGGATCAGCTGGGCGGCGGTGTCGGGGCGCAGCACGGTGGTGCGGGGCGATTCGGGGGAGAGGCCGGGCCCGTCGTCCAGGACGATGCTGGGCACCTCGTGGCGGGCGAGGTCGAGCGCCAGGGCGAGGCCGACCGGGCCTGCCCCGACGATGATCACCGGGTCCACGGTGCGGCTCCGGGGAGTGCGGGGCGGGGGCGCGGAAGGCCCAGCCGACGGCGTGCCGGTCCGGTCGGTCGGGCGCTTCGCCTGCGTGCCCCGCATCGTGTCACGAAGAGCAATGCAACAGATCACCGGGGGGCGCGTCAAGCAGCGCCGGGTGTACGCCGGATCGCGTTGCACCGCCCCCGGAGCGGCGGGCGCTCCGGGGGCGGTTGACCAGGTGTCGGCTGGGCCGCCGTCACTCCTTGGTGGCGGGCGGTTCCGGCCGGGCGTCGCGCGGTACGGCGCCCAGGTCGTGCTCCGGCGCAGCCGGCGCGGGGACGGCGGCGGCGAGCGCGGCGCCCGCCGGGCCCAGCGGGTCGGCGCCCGCTGCGCCGGGGGTGCCGGCGGCCGGGGTCGGCGGGGTGCCCTTGCGGCTGCGCCGCCCGCGCGCCTCGATCCACTTGGCGAGTCCGGAGAGGGCCAGGCAGAGCCCGATGTAGACCGGCGCGATCACCATGACCACGGGCACATAAGGGTAGCCCTCGGGGGTGCTGGTGGTGCCGGCGATCAGCTTGCCGACGTACAGCAGCTCCTCATAGGTGATGATGTAGCCGAGCGAGGTGTCCTTGAGGGTCACCACCAGCTGGCTGAGCACCGAGGGCAGCATCGCGCGGAACGCCTGCGGGACCAGGACGGTGCCCATCACCTGCGTCTTGCGCATGCCGAGCGCATACGCGGCCTCGCTCTGGCCGCGCGGTACGGCGTTGATCCCGGCGCGGAAGATCTCCGCCTGCACCGAGCCGTTGTAGAGGGTCAGGCCGATCACCAGCGCCCACATCGGGGCGTCGCTGAAGAGTCCCTGGTAGAGCGCGAAGATCATGATGACCAGCGGCATCGCCCGGAAGAACTCGACGAACGCGGTGCTGAACCAGCGCACCGGCCGGTGGTCGGAGAGCCGTCCGGCCGCCAGCAGGGTGCCGAGTGCCAGCGACAGCACGGCGGCGAAGGCGAACGCCAGCAGGGTGTCCTGCAGGCCGTGCAGCAGCCGTTCCTGGGTGCGGGTGTACTGGAACGGCTCCCACATGGCGGCGGAGAACTGCCCATGGCCGGCCAGCCGGTCGATGACCAGCCAGATCAGGGCGGCGATGCCGATGGTGGCGGCCACGCCGATGACGCGGTTGCGGAGCCGGGCGCGGGGGCCGGGGGCGTCGTACAGGACGCTGACGCTGCTCATCGGGCCACCGCCAGCCGGTTCTCCAGCAGGCGGAAGAGCCCGCTGATGGCAAAGCTGACGACCAGATAGCCGAGGGCCACCCAGAAGAAGATCGCGGTGATGTCGTAGCCCCGCTCGTTCCAGGTCCGCATCACGTCATAGAGGCCGGCGACATTGAACGCCCCGGCGATGGCCGAGTTCTTGGCCAGCGCGATCAGCACCGAGCCGATCGGTGCGATGACGGTGCGTCCGGCCTGCGGCAGCACCACCAGGCGCAGCGTCTGGCCGAAGGTCATGCCCAGGCTGCGGGCGGCCTCCGCCTGCCCGAGCGGCACCGTGTTGATGCCGGAGCGCACCGCCTCGCAGACAAAGCTGGCGGTGTAGCAGCCGAGGGCCAGCACGGCGAAGGTGAAGTAGTCCAGCGAGATGCCGATCTTCGGCAGTCCGAAGACGACCGCGAAGAAGAGCAGCACCAGCGGGGTGTTGCGGAGCACATTCACCCACACGGTGCCGAAGACGCGCAGCGGCGGCACGGGCGACACCCGGAAGGCGGCCAGCAGCACCCCCAGCAGCACGGCCAGCAGGCCGCTGAGCACGGTCAGCTCGACCGTGCCCAGAAAGCCGTCACGGAAGAGCGCGAAGTTGTCGTCGCGGAACAGGAAGTTCACGGCGGCCGTCCCCCTCCCAGGTGGAGATCGGGCATGGCCGGGGCGGCGGCGTCCGCACGCCGCCGCCCCGGAGGGTCGGTCAGTAGCGGGCGAGCTGCGGCGGGGTGGCGTCGGCGCCGGACTTGCCCAGCGTGGCGTCGTACGCCTTCTTCCAGTCGCCGTTCTTCTCGTGCGCCTCAAGGGCGTTGTTGATCGCGTCGCGCAGCGCCTTGTCGTCCTTGTTGAGGCCGACGCCGTACGGCTCCTCGGAGAACGGCTTGCCGACGACCTTGAGCTTGCCCTCGTACTTGGCGCCGTAGCCCTTGAGGATGGCGTCGTCGGTGGTCACCGCGTCGACCGACTTGTCGAGCAGCTTGTCGACGCACTGCGAGTAGGTGTCGAAGGCGACGATCTCGGCGCCGTACGTCTTGATCCGGTCGATGGAGGTGGAGCCGCTCGCCGAGCAGACCTTCTTGCCCTTGGTGGACTCCGGGCCGGTGATGTCGCTGTTGTCCTGGCCCACCAGCAGGTCCTGGCCGGCCACGTAGTACGGGCCCGCGAAGGAGATGCTCTTCTTGCGCTCGTCGTTGATGGTGTAGGTGCCGACGTAGTAGTCGACCTCGCCGCCGGAGATCGCGGTCTCGCGGTTGGTGGAGGGGATCGTCTTGAACTCGATCTTGTCCGGGGAGAAGCCCAGGTCGGCGGCGACCATCTTGGCGATCTCGATGTCGAAGCCGGAGCGGGTGCCGCTGGTGACGTCCTCGAAGCCCAGGTTGGGCTGGTCGGCCTTGGCACCGACGATCAGCTTGCCGCGCTTCTTGGCGGCGTCGAAGGTGGCCGAGCCGGAGATCGAGACATCCTTCTTCACCTCGTACGAGGTGCTGGAGCCGGCGCTGTCGTCGTTCGGCGAACCGTCCTTGCCGCAGGCGGCGACGGCGGTCAGGGCGAGCACGGCCAGTACGGCTGCGGCGGTGCGACGAGTCCTCATACGGGTTCTCTCCTTGGCGGGGTTGCACCCGGTCCGGACCAGGCGGAGTCGGGCGTCGGTCTGCTCGGCGGCGGCGCCGGGGTCTCAGTGGTGCAGGATCTTCGACAGGAAGTCCTTGGCCCGGTCGCTGCGGGGCGCGGTGAAGAACGCCTCGGGCGTGTTCTGCTCGACGATGCGGCCGTCCGCCATGAAGATCACCCGGTTGGCGGCGGAGCGGGCGAAGCCCATCTCATGGGTGACCACGACCATGGTCATGCCGTCGGCGGCGAGCTGCCGCATCACCTCCAGGACCTCGTTGATCATCTCGGGGTCCAGGGCGGAGGTCGGCTCGTCGAAGAGCATCACCTTGGGGTCCATGGCCAGCGCCCGGGCGATGGCCACGCGCTGCTGCTGGCCGCCGGAGAGCTGCGCCGGGTACTTGTCGGCCTGGGCGGCCACCCCGACCCGGTCGAGCAGCGCCCGGGCCTTGGCCTCGGCCTGGTCGCGCGCCACCCGGCGCACCTTGACCTGGCCCAGCACCACGTTCTCCAGCACCGTCTTGTGCGCGAAGAGGTTGAACGACTGGAACACCATGCCGACCTCGGCGCGCAGCCGGGCCAGCTCCCTGCCCTCGGCGGGCAGCGGGCGGCCGTCCACGGTGATGGTGCCGGAGTCGACGGTCTCCAGCCGGTTGATCGTCCGGCAGAGGGTCGACTTGCCGGAGCCCGAAGGGCCGATCACCACGACCACCTCGCCGGCGGCGATGGAGAGGTCCACGTCCTGGAGCACATGCAGCGCACCGAAGTGCTTGTTGACGCCCTTCAGCACCACCAGGCCGTCGGTCCCGGCGGTGGTCTCGGTGGCGGTGGCGGCCTCGGTCATCGCACGCTGCTCCCTCATACCGGCCTGCCGGCTGCTCGTCCGGGCGGTTGCTCTCTCGGGCGGTTGCTCTCTCGGGCGGGTGCCCGTCCGGGGCGCGGACCGGTGGGGTCCGCAGCCTCGGTGGGGCGACCATAGGAGCGCCGGAGACACACCGTCAGCAGATCTGAGCGGAACTTGAGGGTCACGATCGGGACACAGCCGCGCCCCGCGCAGGTGG is part of the Peterkaempfera bronchialis genome and encodes:
- a CDS encoding AI-2E family transporter is translated as MPRWLPRALLLLFLFAGLFQFATWAFHQLIGLFTMVLVSFFLSLAMEPAVDRMAARGVRRGVGTFIVFLAVLVCMGGFLTALGTLLVDQVGQVARQLPHLLNDLIGWVNSTFHSDLTLDQLQKRVLQDSGNAEKYAQQAADNIWGLSSTLLGGLFQLFTIALFTFYLTADGPRVRRTVCSLLPPAKQAEVLRAWEIALAKTGGYLYSRALLAVFSAAGHWVAFTLIGIPYAAALAIWVGVVSQFVPTIGTYLAGALPMLVALTVEPVDALWVLAFVVVYQQVENYLLQPRITARTVEVHPAVAFGSVIAGAALLGAVGAVIAIPAAATLQGFVSTYVKRYEVAQDPRIDRGEARRLRLRLRRLVSRGARGARDGEDG
- a CDS encoding AzlD domain-containing protein, which gives rise to MTVWLAIGATAAGCYLMKLLGLNVPTGLLDRPAVRRFAALAPVALLAALTVLQTFGAQHGHGLVLDAQAAGLAAAGTAVLLRAPFLLVVGAAVLVTALVRMATG
- a CDS encoding rhodanese-like domain-containing protein, encoding MGAVTAAPRSIDQALAEARARLDRLTPPQAAEAVRQGALLVDTRYAALRDRDGTIPGALVVERNELEWRLDPQCDHRLPEAVHHDLRIIVLCNEGYASSLAAVSLQELGLHRATDLEGGFQAWSAAGLPVTPPT
- a CDS encoding glutamate ABC transporter substrate-binding protein, with product MRTRRTAAAVLAVLALTAVAACGKDGSPNDDSAGSSTSYEVKKDVSISGSATFDAAKKRGKLIVGAKADQPNLGFEDVTSGTRSGFDIEIAKMVAADLGFSPDKIEFKTIPSTNRETAISGGEVDYYVGTYTINDERKKSISFAGPYYVAGQDLLVGQDNSDITGPESTKGKKVCSASGSTSIDRIKTYGAEIVAFDTYSQCVDKLLDKSVDAVTTDDAILKGYGAKYEGKLKVVGKPFSEEPYGVGLNKDDKALRDAINNALEAHEKNGDWKKAYDATLGKSGADATPPQLARY
- a CDS encoding cupin domain-containing protein; its protein translation is MPRTDAPASTPEAPVPPATPDAPPRPGHPAPDGPGLSELLDFAHRTAADPDTLALLPLDPAERTWIALEGPGGSEAWIIGWPPGAETGWHDHGGSRGAFVTATGRLAEQSIAVELPTEGWRTLELVDGVDRERDLPAGRGRAFGPRHVHQVVNASQEEHAVSVHVYHPPLPLLRRYSRHGRVLRLELVEGPEEWAP
- a CDS encoding amino acid ABC transporter permease, encoding MNFLFRDDNFALFRDGFLGTVELTVLSGLLAVLLGVLLAAFRVSPVPPLRVFGTVWVNVLRNTPLVLLFFAVVFGLPKIGISLDYFTFAVLALGCYTASFVCEAVRSGINTVPLGQAEAARSLGMTFGQTLRLVVLPQAGRTVIAPIGSVLIALAKNSAIAGAFNVAGLYDVMRTWNERGYDITAIFFWVALGYLVVSFAISGLFRLLENRLAVAR
- a CDS encoding FAD-dependent monooxygenase, yielding MDPVIIVGAGPVGLALALDLARHEVPSIVLDDGPGLSPESPRTTVLRPDTAAQLIRLGYTRATADGATWDSWRILRRRQEVLHLDLSATPVLHLPQHRLQRGLRDAAGAEPLIELVARQRVEELEQDGDGVSVRTRQTENGHSTWWRGSHLVGCDGARSTVRKLLRIRFPGRTAVDRYAVATLRVDLPFPGEARLHRDPPWRGDREALARPLPDGLWRLDWRLPPGRPTPAAPVDPHATWPGIVTGDTLVSRVRATLAGWCGEVPRYDLLAAADHTVQQRLAGRFRAGRCFLAGDAAHLHGALGMQNLDDGLRDAANLAWKLALVWHRHADDALLDSYQAERRGAVGARLRAVDQAMPLLRPVKGWEQARRNLLSGSFRKHAPLLADGALGTGRFGSPPAYPGGPSGPRGERRGTALSQGMDSTAPGVLVPDVPVIAADGSHHRLHERLGRGFLLVLVAPGTGVWASEHWLGAGLMPRLAETAAALPVPAEVVVAEVYAGATAHTVLLVRPDGHLVGTMQGCRPEELHALADRARGGPAALPTAEPTA
- the recX gene encoding recombination regulator RecX; protein product: MRSNAESPVPGGPPETGDWGPLDWCASGAVGSSYQQHPGAGVPPAPAPAPEPQPEPEPEPSRPRRSGRWARADRPGPQPEAEPQDPAAQARAICLRLLTGSPRTRKQLADALRKRSIPDETAEEVLSRFEDVGLIDDAAFADAWVDSRHTGRGLARRALARELRSRGVSGAVVDEAVARLDPEQEADTARTLVDRKLRSTRGLDRQVRIRRLAGMLARRGYPEGLALRVVREALAAEGAPTEDLDHWLPDT
- a CDS encoding amino acid ABC transporter permease, whose protein sequence is MSSVSVLYDAPGPRARLRNRVIGVAATIGIAALIWLVIDRLAGHGQFSAAMWEPFQYTRTQERLLHGLQDTLLAFAFAAVLSLALGTLLAAGRLSDHRPVRWFSTAFVEFFRAMPLVIMIFALYQGLFSDAPMWALVIGLTLYNGSVQAEIFRAGINAVPRGQSEAAYALGMRKTQVMGTVLVPQAFRAMLPSVLSQLVVTLKDTSLGYIITYEELLYVGKLIAGTTSTPEGYPYVPVVMVIAPVYIGLCLALSGLAKWIEARGRRSRKGTPPTPAAGTPGAAGADPLGPAGAALAAAVPAPAAPEHDLGAVPRDARPEPPATKE
- a CDS encoding DUF3046 domain-containing protein, whose translation is MRLTEFWRRMNAHFGEAYADSFARDHVMTELGGRTVYQALDAGWEAKDVWRAVCAAMEVPAAHR
- the recA gene encoding recombinase RecA gives rise to the protein MAGTDRERALETALAQIERQFGKGSVMRLGDEARAPIEVIPTGSIALDVALGVGGLPRGRVVEVYGPESSGKTTIALHAVANAQKAGGIVAFVDAEHALDPDYAKKLGVDTDALLVSQPDTGEQALEITDMLIRSGAIDLIVIDSVAALVPRAEIEGEMGDSHVGLQARLMSQALRKITGALNQSKTTAIFINQLREKVGVMFGSPETTTGGRALKFYASVRLDIRRIETLKDGTEAVGNRTRVKVVKNKVASPFKQAEFDILYGVGISREGGLIDMGVEHGFIRKSGAWYTYEGDQLGQGKENARNFLRDNPDLADEIEKKIKEKLGVGPRVDAPADAADPAAAGAAPAASAAAADGAKPITATTAAKTTAAKKTAKA